TCCGACGCCTACGCGGCGCGGGCCGAGGGCTCGGCCCAGCTCGGCCTCGGTCGCTACCGCGAGGCGCTGAGCGCCCTGCAGGCGGCTTCGGATCTGGACCCGAACCTCTCGCAGGTGTGGACGCTCCAGGCCCAGGCCCACTACCACCTCGACGAGTTCGAGCAGGCCCGCGTGGCCCTCGACCGCGCCGAAGCGGCCGACCCGAACGACGGGCGCATGCACCTCTACCGGGGCCTCTTGCTCTCACGCGACGCGCGGGACGAAGAAGCGGCCCAGGCCTTCGACCGCGCCAGTGAGCTCGACCCGACGCTCACCGATGCGGCGGGTCTGTTCGCCGGTCGCTCCTGGGCCCGCGCCGACCGTGACAAGGCGACCCGCGCCCTCGACCGCGCGCGCCGCGCCGATCCGGATTCCGAGTACGGTCTCGAAGCCGCGCGCCAGCTCGATCAACTCGGCGACCCCTTCGACACCGGCGAGTGGCTGCGGATCCGCGTCGGCGCCGAATACGACGACAACGTCGCGCTCCGCGTGTCCGGTGTGGCCAATCCGATCGCCGTCCAGTTCTTCGGCCCGTTCCGCTTCGGCGAGCGCAGCGACTTCCGCGCGGTCTGGGAAGCCCAGGCCGGCTTCGAACTCTCGACGGGCCCGAGTCACGCCCTCGGCATCATCGCCGGCTATCAGGGCAACCACCACGACGAGTTCGACGAGTTCAACCTCCAGTTCCCCTGGCTGTCGATCTTCTGGGACCTCGAGATCGCGGACGACACCTGGGTGCGCTTCCAGCCC
This genomic window from Myxococcota bacterium contains:
- a CDS encoding tetratricopeptide repeat protein; its protein translation is MKFWSRLAVTVVLMVTASGVAWGAEESNVLRLRAEQLITQGRYEEAIERAQRARKLDPSDAYAARAEGSAQLGLGRYREALSALQAASDLDPNLSQVWTLQAQAHYHLDEFEQARVALDRAEAADPNDGRMHLYRGLLLSRDARDEEAAQAFDRASELDPTLTDAAGLFAGRSWARADRDKATRALDRARRADPDSEYGLEAARQLDQLGDPFDTGEWLRIRVGAEYDDNVALRVSGVANPIAVQFFGPFRFGERSDFRAVWEAQAGFELSTGPSHALGIIAGYQGNHHDEFDEFNLQFPWLSIFWDLEIADDTWVRFQP